In Rhodobium gokarnense, the DNA window GCCGCCGGCGTCTTCACGAAGGATCTCGCCCGCGGCCACCGGGTCGTCGCAGACCTCCAGGCCGGCACCTGCTGGATCAACACCTACAATCTGACGCCCATCGAGATGCCCTTCGGCGGCGTGAAGCAGTCCGGCATCGGCCGCGAGAACGGCAAGGCGGCGATCGAGCACTATTCGCAGGTCAAGAGCGTCTATGTGGCGATGACGCCGACCGAAACCCCGTTTTGACGCCCGCCGGGAGCGGACGTCGCCTTGAGAGAACGCACCCGATCCTCCCCGACTCGATCAGAGGGTGCGCAGGAGTATGAGAAATGCAGGAAGGCGAGACCTTTGACTTCCTCGTCGTCGGCGCCGGCAGCGCCGGCTCGGTCCTGGCAAGCCGCCTGACGGAAGACGGCACGACGACCGTCGGCGTCATCGAGTTCGGCGGCACCGACGCCGGGCCGCTGATCCAGATGCCGGCAGCATTGTCCTATCCCATGAACCTGCCGTTCTACGACTGGGGGTTCCAGACCGAGCCGGAGCCCCATCTCGGCGGCCGCCGCCTCGTCTGCCCGCGCGGCAAGGTGATCGGCGGCTCGTCCTCCATCAACGGCATGGTCTATGTGCGCGGCCACGCCCGCGACTTCGACACCTGGGAGGAGATGGGCGCGACCGGCTGGGGCTTCCGCAACGTCCTGCCCTATTTCAAGCGCGCCGAGACGAGCCATGGCGGCGAGGACGGCTGGCGCGGCACCGACGGCCCGCTGCACGTCACCAGAGGTCCCCTCGACAATCCGCTCCACCACGCCTTCATGGAGGCCGGCGAGGAGGCCGGCTACGGATTGACCGAGGACTACAACGGCAGCCGCCAGGAAGGCTTCGGCCGGATGGAGATGACCATCTGGAAGGGCCGGCGCTGGTCGGCCGCCAACGCCTATCTGAAGCCGGCGCTCGGCCGCAAGAACCTGTCCCTGATGACCCGCACCTTCGCCCACCGCATTGTCTTTGAGGAGGGCCGCGCCGTCGGCGTCGAAGTGGAGAATGGCGGCGGCCGCCGCATCATCCGCGCAAGGCGCGAGGTGATCCTGGCAGCAAGCGCCATCAACTCGCCGCGACTCCTGATGCTCTCAGGCATCGGCGACGGCGAGCACTTGCAGGCGCACGGCATTACGACCCGCGCCCACCGGCCGGGCGTCGGCCAGAACCTGCAGGACCACCTGGAACTCTACCTGCAGATGACCTGCCTCAAGCCGGTCTCGCTCTATTCCAAGCTCAACTGGTTCTCCAAGGCGCTGATCGGCGCGCGCTGGATGTTTGCCGGCGACGGCATCGGCGCCAGCAACCAGTTCGAATCCTGCGCCTTCGTGCGTTCCGCCGCCGGCGTCGACTATCCCGACATCCAGTACCATTTCCTGCCGGTGGCGATCCGCTATGACGGCAAGCTGCCGGCCAAGTCGCACGGCTTCCAGGCCCATGTCGGGCCGATGCGCTCCAAGAGCCGGGGCCGCGTCGCGCTCACCGGCCCGACGCTGAAGGACCCGCCCTCGATCCTCTTCAACTACATGTCCCACGAGGATGACTGGGCCGACTTCCGCACCTGCATCCGCCTGACCCGCGAGATCTTCGAGCAGCCGGCCTTTGCGCCCTATCGCGGCGAGGAGCTATCGCCGGGCGCCGACAAGACCTCGAACGAGGACCTCGACGCCTACATTTCCGAGGCCGTGGAGAGCGCCTACCACCCCTGCGGCACCTGCCGCATGGGCGATGCCGACGACAAATGGAGCGTGGTCGATCCGGAGTGCCGGGTCGTCGGCGTCGACGGGCTTCGGGTGATCGATTCCTCGATCTTCCCGCAGATCACCAACGGCAACCTCAACGGCCCGACCATCATGGTCGGTGAGAAGGGCGCCGACCTTGTGCTCGGCCGAACGCCGCTCGCCGCCGCCAATGTGGAGCCCTGGATCAACCCGGACTGGGCCGTCGCCCAGCGCTGAGGCTTTCCTTCGCCGCTGCTTGCGGGCACTCTCTGGGACAACGCTGCCGCGAAGGCAGCGATGAACGGGGAGACGTCCGCAAATGGAAGAAAACGACGCGCCGGAGGTGCGTGACGGGGAGGGACCGCCCAGTACCGGCCTGATGGTCCTGTTGGTGGCCGCGGAATTCCTCGTCTCGGCCGCCGGCCTCGTGGTGGAGATCGTCGCCGGGCGCATGCTCGCTCCTTACGTCGGCATGTCGCTCTATTCCTGGACGGCGGTGATCGCCGTCGTGCTCGCGGGCCTCACCATCGGCCACTGGGTCGGCGGCCGGCTGGCGGAGCGCGCGGAAAAGGCGATCGCCCTCGGCATCGCAGCGGCGCTAGCCGTTGCCGCGATCTCCACTGCGCTCGCCCTGCCGCTGCTCCAGGCGCTCTCCACCCCGATCCTCGGCAGCGCCGGCACCTCCGTCCTCGGCCTCGTCGTCCTCGCCATGGCGCTCTTCCTGGTGCCGTCCTTCATGGTCGGCGTGCCGGCCCCGGCGCTGACCAAGATCGCCATCGACCGGGCGCCCCACGCCGCGGGCAGAGCGCTCGGGCGCATGTACGCGGCCGGCGCGCTCGGCGCCATCGCTGGCACGCTGCTTGCCGGCTATCTGTTCATCTCCTGGCTCGGCACGGCGCGAACGCTCGCCGTCGTCGCCGCGGTCGATGCCGGCCTTGCCCTCGTCTTCCTCGGCTATGCCGGACGGCGCAGGGGCCGCACCGCGGTCGCCATCCTCGTCGCGGTTGCGCTTTCCGCCGCCGCCGCGGGCCTTGCCAATGCGAAATCGCCCTGCACGGTGGAAAGCGACTACTACTGCATCCGCAGCATCGACATGACAGAGGATGTCGGCGCGCCAGCCCGCCTCATGGTGTTGGACCATCTCGGCCACGGGATTAACGTGCGCGACGATCCCCGGCGCCTCGTCACGCCCTATGTGGCGACCATCGACCATCTCCGGCGCCTGCGCTTCGGGGCGCACCCCGTCTCGGCCTTCTTCATCGGCGGCGGCGCCTACACGCTGCCGCGCGCCTGGACGGCAGGCGAAAACCCCGATCTCGTCACGGTCGCGGAGATCGATCCGGCGGTGACGGAGATCGCGGTGCGCGACTTCTGGCTCGATCCCCAGAAGATGGACATCCACCACCGCGACGCCCGCCGGGTCCTCAAGAACAGCGGCGGCGACTTCGACATTATCGTCGGCGACGCCTTCACCGATATCGCGGTCCCGCCCCATCTGGTGACGAAGGAGTTCTTTGCCCTGGTCGCGGAGAAACTCAGCGACGATGGCGTTTATGCAATGAACCTCGTCGACCGCATGGAGCGTTTAGACGCCCTCGCCGCCGTCTACCGGACACTTCTAGAAATATTTCCCGTCGTCGAAGTCTGGGTCGAGGCGGAGGATTTTTCAGCGCAAGGCCGCACCACCTTCGTGCTCCTCGCCGCAAAGACGCCGACGGACACCCCGCGCGTCGTCGAGCCTGACACCGGTCGCATCTTCGCCCGCATCCCGCCCGATCGTGTCGCCCGCCTCGTCGCCGGGCGCGATCCCCCGGTGCTGACCGACGACTACGCCCCCATCGACCGGCTGATGGGCGCGCTGTCGTGGTGAGGGCTCGAAGGACGAAAGGTGGAGGGGCTTGATCGGACCGAACAGATAGGGAACAATTGCCCCTCCGTATCAAAGAACGCCCTGAACCCATGGCCCTTGTCCGCACCGCAGACCTTGCTCCCGACGGCCGCCAGTCGGAAACCGCGCTGATGATCCGGCGCGGCGTTGGCCGGCTGTTGCGCGGCCTCGGCTATGCCTATCTGCCGGAGCTGACGCTCGCCTCCGGGCGCCGGGCGGACATGGTCGCCGTCGGCCTCAAGGGCGATATCTGGATCGTGGAGATCAAGTCGTCGCTGGAGGATTTCCGGGCCGATTCCAAATGGCCGGACTACCACTGCCATTGCGACCGGCTGTTCTTCGCCACCCATCCGGGCGTCGATCCGGCGATCTTTCCCGAGGAGGCCGGGCTCATCCTCTCCGACGGCTACGGCGCGGAGATCGTCCGCGACTGCGGCGAGGACCGGCTCGCCGGCGCCACCCGCAAGGCGGTGATGCTGCGCTTTGCCCAGGCGGCCGCGAACCGGCTGCACGAGCTGGCCGATCCGCGCCTTGCCGGCACGGTCACCGAGATCCGCGAAGATTGAAACGCGTTAGCGCGGGGCGCGCTTGGCGAGGATCCGCTGCAGCGTGCGGCGATGCATGTTGAGCCGGCGGGCGGTCTCCGAGACGTTGCGGTCGCAGAGCTCGTAGACCCGCTGGATGTGCTCCCAGCGCACCCGGTCGGCCGACATCGGGTTCTCCGGCGGCGGCGCCTTGTCGTCCGGGTTGCGGGTCAGCGCCGCATAGACGTCGTCGGCATCGGCCGGCTTGGAGAGATAGTCGATGGCGCCCATCTTCACCGCGGTCACGGCAGTCGCGATATTGCCGTAGCCGGTGAGGATGACGGCGCGCGCATCCGGGCGCCGCTCGCGCAGGGTCGAGATCACGTCGAGGCCGTTGCCGTCGCCGAGCCGCATGTCGACCACCGCATAGTCCGGCGGATTGGCGTCGACCTTGCCGATCGCCTCCTGGATCGATTCCGCCGTATCGGTCTCGAAGCCGCGCTTTTCCATCGCCCGCGCAAGCCGGCTGAGAAACGGGCGGTCGTCATCGACGATCAGCAAACGTTTTTCGCCTGTGTTGGCCATCTGGGTTCCGTCGCTCATGGGACCGCCTTCGCTACACACTACTGTTGGAAACTTCGGACATAATGTTCGGTTGATGTTTAGCCGAACTATAGCCCGTCGGGCAAGCTCGCTGCGACGCTTGGTCGGATTGAAAATTCGTCGGGGTCGGCATTGGTATCGTCGCCGCCGCTGAAATCAAGCCGTGCACGCGACCAGGCGATCTCAACCACGGCCCCCGTTTCCGGCGCCGCCCGGTTGCCGATATCGACCTGTGCGCCGGTGCGCTCAAGCAGCGTCTTGGCGATGAAGAGCCCGAGCCCGAGCCCGCCGCCGGAGGAATGGCCCTCTTCGGCCTCGCTGTGCTTGCGGGTGGTGACATAGGGCTCGCCGAGCCGGTCGAGCACGCTCGCGGCAAAGCCGGGGCCGTCGTCGGCAATCGTCACCCGTACCGTGTCGTCGGTCCACTCGGCCGTCAGCACGACCTTTTCTTCCGCGAAATCGGCGGCGTTCTCCACCAGATTGCCGAGCCCGTAAAGCACTGCCGGATTGCGCACGCCGACCGGCTCCTTGCCGACGCCCGACTTGACCACCTCGATGTCGACGCCGAAATCGCGGTTCGGTGCCACCACCTCTTCCAGGATGTGGCTGATCGGCATGCGGTCGAAATGGGTGTCCGGCGCCGCCGACAGCGACGTCAGCTTGGCGAGGATCTCCCGGCAGCGCTCCGCCTGGGATCGGATGAGGGCGATGTCCTCGGCGACCGGACCGCCGTCGGCGAACTCGCCGGCAAGCTCCTTGGAGGTCAGTACGATCGTGCCGAGCGGCGTGCCGAGTTCGTGGGCGGCCGCGGCGGCCAGCCCGTCGAGGGCGGACAGGTGCTGCTCGCGGGCGAGCACCAGTTCGGTGGCGGCAAGCGCATCGGCGAGCTGGCGACCTTCCTCCGCCACCCGGAAGGCATAGACCGCGATGAAGGCAAGGCTGGAGGTCAGCGCCAGGAAGATGCCGAGGACGTAGAGCTGCGGGAACACCAGCCGCTCGCCCGGATACCAGGGCAGCGGCTGCGGAAAGAGCGCGAGCACGCAGCTTGCGCCGACCGCGAGCGCACCGAGAAGCGCGGTGCGCGTCGGCGGCAGCGCCGTCGCCGAGACGGTGACCGGGGCCAGCAGCAACAGCGCGAAGGGATTGGTCAGCCCGCCGGTCAAGAGCAGCAGGCCGGAAAGCTGCAGGATGTCGAAGGACAAAAGCAGCGTCGCGCTTCCCTCCGTCAGCCGCCGGCTCGAGGGATAGCGGATCTTCAGGAAAAGATTGAGCCAGGCGGAAAGTCCGATCAGGCCGAAGCACCACCAGACCGGAAACGGAAATTTCAGCCAGACGGCAACGGCGAGTACGGCAACGCTCTGGCCGGCAACCGCCAGCCAGCGCAGCCGCACCAGCGTATCGAGGCGCACCTTGCGGTGGGCAAAGCTCGGGCCCTGGGACGAGGGCGTTGCGACGGAACCAAACATCTTACCGCGCCATCCGTTCAACTCGAGGTCTCTATGCCCGGCTGGATTCTCCATCGGGCGGGTCCATATAATCGAATGCACAAGGATTTGCTGATATTTCTTTGAAGATTCGGCCGCGCAGAGCAAACGCGGCCGCTGTTTTTGGGAGGTCTCGTTGGACCAGTCCATCGATCAGCCGGCGATTTCCGTCACCGGCCTTGCCAAGAGCTATGACGCCGTGAACGCCGTCGGGCCCGTCGATTTTTCCATCGAAAAGGGCACCATCGTCGGCCTCCTCGGCGGCAACGGCGCCGGCAAGACGACGACGATCGCGATGATCCTCGGCCTGGTGCTGCCGACCGCGGGATCGATCCGCGTCCTCGGCCACGACATGCTGACCGACCGCCACCGGGTGCTGCACCGGATCAACTTCGAAAGCCCCTATGTGGACATGCCGATGCGCCTCACCGTGCGCCAGAACCTCACCGTCTTCGCCGGCCTTTACGGCGTCGGCGACGCCAAGGGCCGGGTTGCGGAACTGGCCGAGAGCCTCGACCTGACGGAGTTCCTCGACCGCCCCTCCGGCAAGCTTTCCGCCGGCCAGAAGACCCGCGTCAGCCTCGCCAAGGCGCTGATCAACCGCCCGGAACTCCTGCTCCTCGACGAGCCGACCGCTTCCCTCGATCCCGACACGGCCGACTGGATCCGCGGCACCCTCGACCGCTACCGCCGCGAGCGGAACGCCACCATCCTGCTCGCCTCCCACAACATGCCGGAGGTTGAGCGGCTCTGCGACGACGTCATCATGATGAAGGGCGGCAAAATCGTCGACCGCGGCGCGCCGAAGGCGCTGATCTCCCGTTACGGCCGTTCCAACCTGGAGGACGTCTTCCTCGACGTCGCCCGCGGTCGCGGCCACGCCGCCAGCCTTCAGGAGGCGTCCGCATGACAACCGACGCGGGCACTCCGGATACGGGCCCCATCGACCTCACCTACAAGGCGTTTTCGCCGGCCCGCACCTTCGCCATGGTGCGTCGCTACTGGTACCTGCTGCGCTCCTCCTGGCCGCGCACGGTGGAGCTCGTCTACTGGCCGACCGTGCAGATGCTGATGTGGGGCTTCCTGCAGACCTACCTGAACCAGCATTCCGGCTTTTTCGCCAAGACCGGCGGTACGCTGATCGGCGCCGTCCTCCTGTGGGACATCCTGTTCCGTGGCCAGCTTGGCTTTTCCATCTCCTTCCTGGAGGAGATGTGGGCCCGCAACATGGGCAACCTGATGATGAGCCCCTTGCGGCCGATGGAGTTCATCGCCGCCCTGATGACCATGAGCGTCATCCGCCTGACCATCGGCATGGTGCCGGTGACGCTGCTCGCCATCGGCTTTTTCGGCTTCAATATCTGGGGGCTGGGGCTGGCGCTCGCCGCCTTCTTCGCCAATCTCATCCTCACCTCCTGGTCGATCGGCATCGTCGTCAGCGGCCTCGTCCTGCGCAACGGCCTCGGCGCGGAAAGCCTTGCCTGGACGGTGATGTTCCTGCTGCTGCCGCTGTCCTGCGTCTACTATCCGGTCGAGACCCTGCCGGACTGGCTGCAATGGATCGCGCTCGCCCTGCCGCCGACCTATGTCTTTGAGGGCATGCGGGCGATCCTGATCGACAACGTCTTCCGCGGCGACCTGATGCTGATAGCCTTCGGGCTCAACCTCGTGCTGTTCGCGGTCGCCGTCTTCACCTTCTTCCGCCTCTTCGACAGCGCCCGAAAGGTCGGCTCGTTGCTGCAGCTCGGCGAGTAGAGACCCCGTTTTTTCGTCCCTCTGGCCGGATTCGGAAAACCTGTGACCGCCGTCACAGGCCTTGGAACCGTTTCCCGCCACCTTGGTTCCTGAGGACGCCGGCGATGCCGTCGGCGCGGACCGAGACGGAGAGGGAAATGTACGGTCTGACGAAGAAACCAGCCGCTGCGACACTGTTAGCCGCGATCATCGCAACCATTGCCGCCTCCACCATCGTGCTGCCGGCGGCTGCCGCAAGCCCGGTGCCGCGGGTCAAGCCGCCCGCGCCGGCGGTGACGCGCACGGCCGGCGAGGCGCCGAAATCGGACAAGCTGCGGCTCACCATCCGCACGGCCCACGGCACCAAGACCATCATCGACAACGGCAACGGCACCAAGACGATCATCCTGAGGTCGAAGGACGGCCAGCTCATCCGCGCCTACAGCGAAAAGAAGGGCGGCTCCTTCAAGATGAACTCCCTGACGAGCGGCTCCGGCGCGCGCAAGGTCGGCAAGGCCTCCCCGGCGCCTGGCTACATTCTCGTCAAGGCGAAACGCTGATGCGCATCCGGTGCGGCAACGGGGCCATGTGCCGCACCGGTGTGACACCATGGTTAATGTGACAAAAACGCCACAAATCCGGGCGGGATGCCGGAATTCCGGGGATATCGTCCGGTCCATTGCCGAGCGATCGATTGGGAATCCGCACGTTGTGCGCTATCCTCTGGACAATGACGCTGCAATGCAGAACAGTTACTGCAATGCAGCATGTGCAGAGGAGCTTCTCCCGTGCCCTATTACCATCTCTACGAGATGCACCACGCGGCCATGAGCCCGATGCGCGCGGCCTGCGACCTGACCCGGCTTTATTTCAACAACCCGCTCAATCCGCTGACCCACACCCCGCTTGGCCGCAAGATCTCGGCCAGTTGCGAGGTGTTCGAGCGCGCGACGCGGCGCTACGGCAAGCCGGAATTCGGCTTGCCGGAGACCGTCGTCGGCGGCGAGCGGGTCAAGGTCCGCGAGCAGGTCGTCTGGGAAAAGCCGTTCTGCCGGCTCCTGCATTTCGAGCGCCAGATCCCGACCCTGCGCCATCCGGTGCCCAAGCTCCTGATCGTTGCGCCGATGTCCGGCCACTACGCCACGCTCCTGCGCGGCACGGTCGAGGCGATGCTGCCGCGCCACGACGTCTACATCACCGACTGGGTCGATGCCCGCATGGTGCCGCTGGCCGAGGGCAAGTTCGATCTCGACGACTATGTCGACTACATCATCGAGATGCTGCAGACGCTTGGCAGCGATACCCATGTGGTCGCCGTCTGCCAGCCCTCGGTGCCGGTGCTTGCCGCCGTTGCCGTCATGGACGAGGCCGGCGATCCTTACGCACCGTGCTCCATGACGCTGATGGGCGGCCCGATCGACACCCGCGTCAACCCGACCGCGGTCAACGAGCTCGCCAAGTCGCGCGACATGGACTGGTTCCGCCGCAACGTCATCATGAAAGTGCCGATGCCCCATCCCGGCGCCTGGCGCGACGTCTATCCGGGCTTCCTGCAGCTTTCCGGCTTCATGAGCATGAATCTCGACCGGCACCTGTCGGCCCAGCACGACTTCTACAACCACCTCATTGAAGGCGACGGCGATTCGGCCGAAAAGCACCGCGACTTCTATGACGAGTACCTCGCCGTCATGGACCTCACCGCGGAGTTCTACCTGCAGACCGTGGAGACGGTCTTCGTCACCCATGCCCTGCCGAAGGGCGAGATGATGCACCACGGCAAGCGGGTCGACACCACCAAGATCCGCAACGTCGCGCTTTTGACCGTTGAGGGCGAGAAGGACGACATCTCCGGCGTCGGCCAGACCCACGCTGCCCACCGCATCTGCCCGAACATTCCGGCGGAGATGCGCGCCCACTACGTCCAGCCCAAGGTCGGCCACTACGGCGTCTTCAACGGCTCGCGCTTCCGCTCCGAGATTGCGCCGCGCATCTCCGATTTCATCATCACCCATTCGGTCGGCCACCGGGCCGTGCGCGCCCGGCGCGTCGCGGCGGAAGGCCCGGCGGTTGCCAACACCCTGCCGCCGACGGAAATGATGCCGAGGCCGGAACCGGCCGATCTGGTCGCCAAGGAAGCGGCAAGGAAAGCCGCGGTCAAGGCCGCCGCCCGGGCCGCCGCCGGCCCCAAGGCCGAAGAGGCCAAGGCCGAGGCCGCGAAGGCGCGTCCCGACAGCCCGGCCGACGATCTGAAGAAGATCAGCGGCGTCGGCCCGAAGATCGAAAAGCTGCTCAACGAGGCCGGCATCTTCCATTTCTGGCAGATCGCGGAACTTTCCGCCGACCAGCTTGCCGAGCTTGAGGAGCGGCTCGCCTTTTCCGGCCGCGCCACCCGCGACGACTGGGTCGGCCAGGCAAAGGGGTTGATCGAGAGCTGATCGCGCTCGGCTGGCAGCCGCTTTGCGGCGCACTTGAAAACGGCGCCAATCGTCCCCACGTCGCAGGAAGCGGCGTCCGACGCCCCCCTCTTGGGGGCCGGGCGCATTTTCGGCAGCCGACGGTTTTTTCTTTGCCGCTGCGGCGCCGGGGTTGGGATGAAATGAGCAGCACTTCGATAATCAGACCTGCCTGGACGCCGGCGATGATCGCCCTGATGGTCGTCGGCTTCGTCGTCTTCTGGCCGCTCGGCCTTGCCGTTCTCGCCTACATCATCTGGGGTGAGCGCTGGCAGGAGGCGCGCGAGGCCCGCCGCATGGGCAAGGCGCCCGGCGGCTTTTGCGGTCGCCGCCGCGACCGGTCGCGCGATTCGGCGCCCGACTTCGAGGCAGCGCGCCGCGAGGCGGCCGATGCCGATCCCGTCATGGCCGATCCCTATTATCGCGACGACGTGCCGTCCGGCTTCAACGCCGCCTCGGCCTCCGACGCGGCGTTCGAGGAATACCTGCGCGGCTTGCGCGCCGAAGCGGCCAACGAGGCTGAGGAGCGCGAGGCGTTCCACGACTATATGGACGACCTCCGCCGCGACGGCCGCTCGGCGCCGGGCGACCGGCATCCCCGATAGCCCGCTTTGCCGCGGGACGGAAAACGAGGCGGTATCGCGCGTGATGCCGCCTCTCGCTTTTTGGTGATGGCTCTTTCCCGAAAAAGGGTGCCGAACCTGCCCGGCATCTGGGATCATGCGGGCGGTTTCCGATTCGCCGACGACAGATGACGTTCTTCAAAAAACCGCGCCGCGCCAGAGCCCTGCCGAAGGAGGAGCATTTCCTCCTGACCATCGATGGCGCCGACATCCGCGTCCGTCTGCGCCGCGACGCGCGCGCCCGCCGCTTCACCCTGCGCCTGCCGGCAAGCGGCGGCGATCCCGTCGTCACCCTGCCGGCCGACGGCTGCTCCCGCGCGGCCAGGAATTTTGCCGAGCGCGAGCGCCATTGGCTTGCCGGCAGGCTGAAGCGCCGGCCGGACAGTGTTGCCTTCGAGGAAGGCGCGCTGGTGCCCCTGCGCGGCGTCGAGCATCGCATCATCTCCGGCGGCAGATCCCGCGGCACGGTCCGCCGCGAGGAGGGCGACGCCGAACCCCGCCTCGTCGTCTTCGGCGCCCCGGAGCATCTTTCCCGCCGGCTCACCGACTGGCTGAAGCGTGAGGCCCGCGCCGACATCGAGGCGGCCGTCGCTGCCCATGCCGCAAGGCTGCAGGTGACGCCTGGCCGCGTCACCTTGCGCGACACCACCACCCGCTGGGGCTCGTGCTCGTCCTCCGGCGCGCTCTCCTTTTCCTGGCGCCTGGTGCTCGCCCCGCCCGAGGTGCTCGATTATGTCGCCGCCCACGAGGTCGCGCATTTGAAGGAAATGAACCACTCGCCGCGCTTCTGGCGCCATGTGGAGACGCTCTGCCCCGGCATGGAAGAACCCCGCGCCTGGCTGCGCAGCAACGGCCCGCGCCTGCATTCCTATGGCGCCGGCGGCTGAGGGAAACCGGCCCCGGCGGAACTCCTCGGAATGGCGCACAAAAGAGCTTTTATTGCGCGCACCGGGCGGGCATGATCCGCCCCATGACCGACGATTCCAGCACCGCAAAGCCCATCGGCCCCGGCGACCACGTCTTCCTGGTCGACGGTTCCTCCTACATCTTCCGCGCCTACCACGCCCTGCCGCCGCTGACCCGCAAGTCCGACGGCCTGCCGGTCGGCGCCGTCTCCGGCTTCTGCAACATGCTGTGGAAGCTGCTGCGTGAGGGCCTGACCCCGGAAAAAGGCGACGAGCCGACCCACTTCGCGGTCATCTTCGATGCCTCGGGAAAATCGTTCCGCAACGACATCTACGACCAGTACAAGGCCCACCGGCCCGAGCCGCCGGAGGATCTGCGGCCCCAGTTCGGCCTCATCCGCCAGGCCGTCCACGCCTTCAACGTCGCCTGCGTGGAAATGCTCGGCTTTGAAGCCGACGACCTCATCGCCACCTACGCAAAAAGAGCCCGCGAGGCCGGCGCCAAGGTGACCATCATCGCCTCCGACAAAGACCTGATGCAGCTCGTCGGCGGCGACGTCGACATGTTCGACACCATGAAGAACAAGCGCATCGGTCCGGACGAGGTGGTGGAGAAATTCGGCGTTCCGCCGGAAAAGGTCGTCGACGTCCAGGCGCTTGCCGGCGATTCCGTCGACAACATCCCCGGCGTTCCCGGCATCGGCGTGAAGACGGCGGCCCAGCTCATCGAAGAGTTCGGCGACGTGGAAACGCTGCTTCAGAACGCTGAGACCATCAAGCAGAAGAAGCGCCGGGAAAACCTCATCGAATTCGCCGAGCAGGCGCGCATTTCCCGAAAGCTGGTGGAACTCGACCAGAACGTGCCGGTGGAAGAGGGCCTCGACGATTTCGCCGTCACCGCCGTTGACGGCGCCAAGCTGGTCGCCTTCCTGAAGGCGCTGGAGTTCTCAACGCTCACCCGCCGCGTCGCCGAGGCGACGGAGGTCGAAGGCGCCGAGGTCGAAGCGACCGAGATCGTCGTCAAGGGCTGGGAATCGGCCGCGGAAGCTGCCCCAGGTGAGGACGGTGCCGCATCCGCACCCTCCGGTGGCTTGTCAACCGGCGGAAAATCCGACTTTACGCCAAAGGCACTGTCCGAAGAGCGGATTGACCGCATTGCGTCCCTGAAGACCGACACTTCCGCCTACGAGGTCGTCCGGGAAGAGGCGGCGCTTCAGTCCTGGGTCGACGACGCCACGGAGCAGGGCTTCGTCGCCGTCGACACCGAGACGACATCCCTCGATCCGATGGTCGCCGACCTCGTCGGCGTCTCGCTGGCGCTCGCCCCCGGCCGCGCCTGCTACGTGCCCCTGCAGCACAAGGCCGGCAATGGCGATCTCCTCGGCGGCGGCCTCGTCGAGGGCCAGATCCCGGTGCAAAAGGCGCTGGAGATCCTGAAGCCGATGCTTGAGGACCCGGCGATCCTGAAGATCGCCCAGAACATGAAATACGACTGGCTGGTGCTCGCCCGCCACGGCGCCACGACCGTCTCCTACGACGACACCATGCTGATCTCCTATGCGCTGGACGCCGGCAAGGGCGGCCACGGCATGGACGAGTTGTCGAAGCGCTGGCTGGGCCACGAGCCGATCCCCTACAAGGAGGTCGCGGGCTCCGGCAAGAACGCCGTCACCTTCGACATGGTCGAGATCGAGCGCGCCGCCGCCTACGCCGCCGAGGACGCCGACGTCACGCTGCGCCTCTGGATGCTCCTGAAACCGCGGCTCGTCGCCGAACGCGGCACGACCGTCTACGAGACCCTGGAGCGCCCGC includes these proteins:
- the polA gene encoding DNA polymerase I, producing MTDDSSTAKPIGPGDHVFLVDGSSYIFRAYHALPPLTRKSDGLPVGAVSGFCNMLWKLLREGLTPEKGDEPTHFAVIFDASGKSFRNDIYDQYKAHRPEPPEDLRPQFGLIRQAVHAFNVACVEMLGFEADDLIATYAKRAREAGAKVTIIASDKDLMQLVGGDVDMFDTMKNKRIGPDEVVEKFGVPPEKVVDVQALAGDSVDNIPGVPGIGVKTAAQLIEEFGDVETLLQNAETIKQKKRRENLIEFAEQARISRKLVELDQNVPVEEGLDDFAVTAVDGAKLVAFLKALEFSTLTRRVAEATEVEGAEVEATEIVVKGWESAAEAAPGEDGAASAPSGGLSTGGKSDFTPKALSEERIDRIASLKTDTSAYEVVREEAALQSWVDDATEQGFVAVDTETTSLDPMVADLVGVSLALAPGRACYVPLQHKAGNGDLLGGGLVEGQIPVQKALEILKPMLEDPAILKIAQNMKYDWLVLARHGATTVSYDDTMLISYALDAGKGGHGMDELSKRWLGHEPIPYKEVAGSGKNAVTFDMVEIERAAAYAAEDADVTLRLWMLLKPRLVAERGTTVYETLERPLVPVLARMERRGVAVDRQMLSRLSGDFAQGMAALEAEIHELAGETFNIASPKQLGEILFDKMSLAGGKKTKTGAWGTGAGVLEELAAQGHDLPQRVLDWRQLSKLKSTYTDALPGYINAETNRVHTSYSLASTTTGRLSSSEPNLQNIPVRTEEGRKIRCAFVAEKGMKLVSADYSQIELRVLAHMAEIPQLTKAFEDGLDIHAMTASEMFGVPIEGMEPSVRRRAKAINFGIIYGISAFGLAAQLGIPRGEAKDYIDKYFERFPGIRDYMEETKKFARANGYVETVFGRRAHYPEINTKNPNMRAFQERAAINAPIQGSAADIIRRAMLRMEEALRHSDLGAEMLLQVHDELIFEVPEGEVDKTIPVITEIMEKAALPAVQLKVPLQVDARAADNWNEAH